From Abiotrophia defectiva ATCC 49176:
GCCCATATTTCCCATTCCACGCATCTTTATATCTCCTTTAATGCTTGCTTTATTTTTCGTAATCGATGTCGACCACATCTTGACCAAAGAGGGCCAAGGCTTGGCTGACAACAGGTGGGACGCTGTCCTGATCTGGTGCCTGTGCGAAGACAGGGTCAACCGTCGGCAAGTCCTCCTGGTCCGCTACTGGCTGAGCGGGTTCTGGCCTTTCCATTGGCAGACCAAACAAATCAGTGCCTGGCTCACTTGCTTCTGGCGCCTCTGGTAGGTCCATCATGACTTGTTCCAGGCTTTGGAAGTCGTCTGATGGTGGGCTGGTTTGTTCAGCTTCTAGAGGCTCCGCCTCTAGGGCTAGCCTAATAGGTTCTGCCACGGCGCCAATTTTGATAGGGCCGCCCGCTTGATCATAGAGGACCTTATAGGTCTGGCGCACCTGACTCCACTCACTCTGTAAGACAAAGGCTAGGGCGACCGGCCGGTCAAAGTGGCGGGCCAGTTGGCGACTAAGCTCTTGGACGAAGTCAGCATCTTGTTGGACCCGGCCACAGAAGTCCTGGCTCTTGAAGGCCAAGAGAATACGTTCAGGACCTGCTGCCTGCACCTCTGCGCCCGTCAAGCGCACACGGTCTTGTGGTGGCAGGGATTCTAGCCAAGCAGCCCAGCCACTTTTAAGCTGGCTGACGTCTTGACGTGTGGCTTCATTGAGGACGGCATAGACGGCATCCGTGTCTAACTGATAGGCTTGGCGCTGACCTGCAGGGCGCTCGCGCGGCACCCGCGGCTGGTCATCCACTACTGGCGCTTGAGGGCTAGGAGCTGCTACTTGAGCAGGTGCGCCTGCCCGTAACTGGGCTTCCAGTTGGCTGACCTTGGCCTCTAGGGCTTGCACCTGACGCACAAGGTCGGCCAGGACGCCTGACTCAGGGCCAGCAGCTACCGGCTGATTGGCGACCTCTTGGGCCAATTCAATGGTGGCTACTTCTACGAAGAGGTCGGCTTGCGTAGCAAAACGCATTTGGTTTAAGGCCTGATTCAGTCTTTCAATTAGATTGTAATAGAAGCGATTGTTCCCAGCCTGACGCAGAGGCTTGAGTTCTGCTTGGGTCAGGAGTGTGAAGTTATCTTTGGAATTCAAGGTCAACAAGAGGTCTCGACAGAAGAGAATCAGCTCTTCCACAAAGCGGTTGGCCTGTTTGCCTTCTTGAAGACTGGCCTGCAAAATACTCAAGGCCTTAGGCCCATCATGGGCTTGGAGGGCAGTCAGATAATCGATATAGACCAGCTGAGACAAGGACCCCGTCACTTCCAAGGCTGATTGAACGGTCACCGCTGAACGGTTATAGGATAGGGCTTGGTCCAGCAAACTCAGGCTATCCCGCATCCCACCATTGGCTGCCCGCGCAATCACTGCCAGGGCTTCGGCTTCAAAGTCAATCCCGTCTTGTTCCAAAATATACTGCATGCGGCCGACTAAATCAGCCTGACTAATCCGCCCAAAGTCGAAGCGTTGAGTCCGCGAGATAATAGTGGCGGGAATCTTATGCGGTTCTGTCGTGGCTAGGATGAAGAGAACCTGAGCCGGTGGCTCTTCCAGGGTTTTGAGCAAGGCATTAAAGGCTCCGGTGGTCAGCATATGGACCTCGTCGATGATATAGACCTTGTAGGTCGCTTGACTGGGCGCATAGCGCACCTTGTCCCTTAGGTCGCGGATTTCCTCGACCCCGTTGTTGGAGGCCGCGTCAATCTCAATAACGTCGCTCAATTGGCCAGCTGTAATGGCTTGGCAAAGTTCACACTGGTTGCAGGGATTGCCATCTGTCTGATGTGGGCAATTGACTGCCTTGGCCAGAATTTTGGCTGCAGAGGTCTTCCCTGTTCCCCGTGGCCCGGTGAACAAATAGGCGTGGCTTAATTGCTGGTTCTTGACCGCATTTTTTAGGGTTTCGGCAATTAGGGGTTGCCCCACTAACTCGTCAAAACTTTGGGGCCGCCAGACCCGATATAAGGCTTGATAACTCATTGTCCACCCTCCTTTTTGGGCACAGATATTTCCTATCTATTATAGCATAAGTAGCCCTTGATTCGCTAGGCATGGCCCTAGAAAATCAAGGCAACTTGCTTAAATCTGCCTAGCACTAAAACTCCTTTCCCTATTTATCTATTCTATAGATAAATAGGGTAGAAGTTGGTCAAAATACGTGATATTTTGGACACTAAATTCATGATTTGTGCCTTAAATATAACTACTGGCAGGTTAAAAGAAAACCCATTATATCATATATGATATAATGGGCGATTTTGATAGTATTTGATGGGTAAAAAAATAAGCACATGGCTTTGTCACTTATAGCTGCTACCTTCCGGTCCTGACTCGATTCATGACGCCGCCATTGCCTACTCTTATTCTAGCAAAAGCTGACTCAAAAAGCAAGATGGACGAACCAAAGCTCAATCGCGACTTCTTGACTGGCGCGAGCGCTGGCCTGGCAGTCCCTTGGCTCCTTTCCCCCCTAATCCAACAAACAAAAAACAGAGCACCATTCAAGACGGTACTCTGGGCTTTGCTAGAAGATTCTAGCCTTATCATAAGCGGAAAACGGGATTCGAACCCGCGACCCCCACCTTGGCAAGGTGATGTTCTACCTCTGAACTATTTCCGCAAGTTGGCGATGCCGGCTAAAGGATTTGAACCCTCGACCCTCTGATTACGATTCAGATGCTCTACCAACTGAGCTAAGCCGGCTACAGCTTGCTAAAAGCAAGAATGAGTCATACAGGGCTCGAACCTGTGACCCTCTGATTAAAAGTCAGATGCTCTACCAACTGAGCTAATGACTCTTGTAACGACTCATATATCATAGCTTAGATTTACATTTTAGTCAAGTCATAGCCTAAATTTTTTCAGAATTTTTGCTGAGTTTTAGTGTTTCATTCCATTTTCAGTCTATATAGTATATAAGGAGGTGCTCTATATGCGATTTATCTTAGCCTTTTGTTTGGGGGCTTGCCTAGGTTCTTTTGTGCCTTGTTTGGCCCACCAACTGGTTTTTGACCATTTTAATTGGCGGGCTCGTTCCTCTTGCGATTATTGCCATCATCCTCTCTCCTGGAAAGAGCTCATCCCCCTGATTTCCCAAGCCCTCCTCCATTCCCGTTGCCCTTACTGCCACCAAGTAATCTCATCGATTTACTGGCAAAGCGAGTTGGTGGGAGGCAGCTTAGCTATCGGCGTGGTCTTGATGGCTGCTTATCAGGCCTGGTCTCCTACTCGAATCTGCTTATATAGTATCTTACTCGCCTTGCTTGCTGTGATGGCTGCTTGCGACCTCTGGGCTTACTGGGTGCCGGATATCTTACAGCTTGCTTGCCTACCTTTTAGTTTCTTTCTTGCCTTTTATCAAACTTGGGATGGCTGGAAGATGCTGGTGATTGTCCTTGCCTTGGCCTTTCTCATCTTACTCCAAATTTTGCATCCCCATTGGCTTGGCGGAGCTGATATCAAATTACTGGGCCTGCTCTGGCTATCTCTTCCACTCATGGCGCTAGCTTGGCTCTTGGGACTGGCAGCCGGGCTTGGTCTTTTGATGGTTGGCAGTCGGCCTAGGCGCTGGCACCAACCTATTCCCTTTGTCCCAGCCATTGCCCTCGCCTACTATCTAGTCTTAGCCCTCTTGCCATGGCTCACATAAAAAACCAAGCTGTACAGAAGACAGCTTGGTTAGATGAGTCTTAACGTTGTTGATAGAGACTACGAGCGATAAAGGCCACATAGTGCAGGGTGCCGACTTCATTGTGGTGGACGCCATCTGACACATACCATTCCGGATGTCCCACTTGATAGGCTTGCCAATCAATTACATGGGCATTTGGATAACGACGGGCAGTGTCTTTAATGTAGCTATTCACTTCCGTGTCTTCACCATCCGCATTATGGACGGTTACAAAATAGACTTCTCTACCTTGTAAAATTGCCATAAGCTGATCCATGGAATCAGTATCTAAGCCACCATTGACACCCAGTTGGATGACAACTTTAGGTTTAACTAGACCCGACCAGACACGGTCCTGTAGAATTTCTTGCGCTCCGTTATAGACGGACAGGCTGACCTTACCGTAGGTATTGCCTTGCCAGAAGATATCAGAGAAAGTCGATGAGTTAAGCAAGGCCACCGAGTCACCAAAGAGCGATACTTCTTGAGTGGTCGCATAAATGATTTCAACTGGTGACAGCATGGCCACAAGCTCTGGATTAAGGGCAGCGGCTTGCTCTAAAACTTCCTTGTTCTCCTCAAAAAAGGCTTGCATTTCGGCATTGACCTGACTGGCTTTAATGGCCTTATCAAGGATGGTTTGGTGAGACTGTGGCGTCACATAGTCGGTCTTAAAGGTCGTGTCCACTGCCTTGAGATCGGTCTGTAGGGCATCCATAGCTTCAGTCCCAGGATAAATGGCTTTTTGAACATGGGTCTTGTTAGTAAAGGCCAAGTACTCCAATTCAAACAAGGCAAAGCGTTGATAGTCAGCTGCTAGCAAGAGGCCGACTACTAAAACAATGACTCCCACTAGCCCTAGGCTAGCCTTACGCCAGTCTGGCCAGCGCCACGCGCCTTGTCTCAAACGCGCCCAGGCGGTCTTAAAACGACGACCCCAAGTCCAGACAGGCTGAGGGGCACGGCCTTCAACTAGCCAGTAGAAGATTTCGCTAGCTAGTAGGATAACCACTAGCACTAAGACGGCTGTCCAAGCCGTATGAGGCAGTGCCTTGAGCAGGCCGGTCAAGAGCGGATAGTACCAGAGGTAGAAAGAATAGGAACGACGGCCAAAATGGGTCAAAAAGCCCCAATCAAAGACTAAACGCCCTAGGGTTGCGCCCCCGACTAAGGCCAGTACTAGTAACATGGTCAGGATGTTGAAGGCTGGCAACCAGAGATAGTAGGTAATACCTGCCTGGTCTGATGCAGTAAAACTTAGGACTAGCATGAGCGCGACTGACACTAAGGCCAGAATATTGAGCATGACTTGCTTGTGCTGATAGCGATAGCAAGCGTTAAGGAAAATTGGCAATAAGTAAGCCAGGGCAATCCCACCCGCTACACTAGCAAAGCGGGTCACCAAACCATAATAAACCAGAGAGGGATCCCCTGATGGTTGGTAGAGGTAGAAGGTCAATGTGTGACTGAGACTCATCAGAGCCAGCCAAAAGGCTGCCTTATAGTAGGCCGAAAAGTAGGCTTTCTGGGTCACCCAGATACCAGCCACTCCGACTAGGAAAGACTGGACATAAAGCGAATTATACCAGAGGTGGGTAAATGGCGAGGTCCCAGCCATCTGAGTAAAGTAGGACCGGCCGGCGCTAATCTGGAAGTAATTATTGAAGAAGAAGAGACTAGATAGAATGTCGCTTCGGTCATAACTCAGCTCCCGTCGATCAAAGGCTAGCAGATAGGCCAATAGGATTAAAATAAAGACCAAGAGTGGCCACCAAAGCCGTTGGACTGTTTTTAAGACATAGTTTCTCAGGGCATGTGGCCGATTACCTTCTTGGATTTTCTCCATGCTTCGCGCAAGGAAGAAGCCCCCTAGGACAAAGAAACTATTGACCCAGAGAAAGCCACCGCTGGTCACGCTCGGAAAGAGGTGATAGCTAATGACCATCAGAATAGCCAAACCCTTTATGCCATTCAGGCCTCGTATATGTTGTCCTTTCATCTTGCCACCTACTTGTACTTGTTATTTTATTATTATAAGGGAAATCTTAGCCCTATACCGTAACAATCAGATTACGTTCTCAGGGCTTTCCGGCAACAAACGAACTCGTGTCTCCTTGCCCTATCAGCAAAAAAGAGACTGGAATCGAAATCCCAGTCCCTACATGATACTTACTGGTCTTAGGCTTTGCCTGTTGAACCAAACATGTCCATGATTTCTTTAGTTGTCTTCACAATGGCTTCTTTACCAGGTGCGATGACTTTACGTGGATCATAGACTTCTGAGTCAGCTGCTAATTTAGCACGAACAGCTGCTGTCCATTGTTGTTGCAATTCAGTGTTTACGTTGATTTTAGCGTGACCACGTTCGATTGCTTTCTTGATTTGGAATTCTGGAATCCCTGAACCACCGTGGAGTACAAGTGGAGCACCAGTTGCTTCAGAGATAGCAAGCATTTCGTCAAAACCTAATACAGGTTCGCCAGCGTAAGTCCCGTGAACTGAACCTAAAGCAGCAGCTAAAGCGTCGATTTGACCTTCAGAAACCATGCGTTTGCATTCTTCTAAGTCAGCGTATTTGATGCCGCCGGTTACGCCATCTTCAGTACCACCAACTGTACCAACTTCTGCTTCTACAGAAACGTTCTTAGGATGAGCATAAGCCACTACTTCTTTGGTTAAAGCGATGTTTTCATCGATTGGGTAGTGAGAGTGGTCGAACATTACGGAAGAGAAACCTGCATCGATGTATTGTTTACATACATCAACAGATGAACCGTGGTCTAAGTGCAAAGCAACTGGTACTTTTACATCCATTGCTTCCAACAAACCATTTACCATGCCGACAACAGCAACAGGGCCACCCATGTACTTACCAGCACCTTCAGAAACCCCTAAGATAATTGGTGAATTGTTTTCTACAGCAGCTTGTAATACCGCTTGGGTCCATTCTAAGTTGTTGATGTTGAATTGACCAACAGCGTAATGATCTTCTTTTGCTTTCTTCAACATTTCCGTCATACTTACTAAACGACTCATGTTTATGCCTCCTTGAATTGGATTATTTTATGTTTTTATTATACTCCATTTTCACTGCCTTGGCTAGTCTTTCCCCCTAGCCCTGGCCAGAAACTGCGCCATAGCGTTTTATTCACAAGTTCGCCTCTTGTCTAGTCAGGCACCGCGCATCTTCAGACAAAAACCGCACAAGCTCTGAAAACTTGTGCGGTCCTTGACTATGCTTGTTGCGCTTGGCAGGCTGCCACGAAACCATCAAAAATAGCTTGTGGCCGGTTAGGGCGAGAAATAAATTCCGGATGGAATTGCGCCGCAATAAAGAATGGGTGGTCTTTAATTTCGACAATTTCCACCAAGCGACCATCTGGGCTCAGGCCTGAGAAAGTCAAGCCTGCTGCTG
This genomic window contains:
- the dnaX gene encoding DNA polymerase III subunit gamma/tau, whose protein sequence is MSYQALYRVWRPQSFDELVGQPLIAETLKNAVKNQQLSHAYLFTGPRGTGKTSAAKILAKAVNCPHQTDGNPCNQCELCQAITAGQLSDVIEIDAASNNGVEEIRDLRDKVRYAPSQATYKVYIIDEVHMLTTGAFNALLKTLEEPPAQVLFILATTEPHKIPATIISRTQRFDFGRISQADLVGRMQYILEQDGIDFEAEALAVIARAANGGMRDSLSLLDQALSYNRSAVTVQSALEVTGSLSQLVYIDYLTALQAHDGPKALSILQASLQEGKQANRFVEELILFCRDLLLTLNSKDNFTLLTQAELKPLRQAGNNRFYYNLIERLNQALNQMRFATQADLFVEVATIELAQEVANQPVAAGPESGVLADLVRQVQALEAKVSQLEAQLRAGAPAQVAAPSPQAPVVDDQPRVPRERPAGQRQAYQLDTDAVYAVLNEATRQDVSQLKSGWAAWLESLPPQDRVRLTGAEVQAAGPERILLAFKSQDFCGRVQQDADFVQELSRQLARHFDRPVALAFVLQSEWSQVRQTYKVLYDQAGGPIKIGAVAEPIRLALEAEPLEAEQTSPPSDDFQSLEQVMMDLPEAPEASEPGTDLFGLPMERPEPAQPVADQEDLPTVDPVFAQAPDQDSVPPVVSQALALFGQDVVDIDYEK
- the fba gene encoding class II fructose-1,6-bisphosphate aldolase, producing MSRLVSMTEMLKKAKEDHYAVGQFNINNLEWTQAVLQAAVENNSPIILGVSEGAGKYMGGPVAVVGMVNGLLEAMDVKVPVALHLDHGSSVDVCKQYIDAGFSSVMFDHSHYPIDENIALTKEVVAYAHPKNVSVEAEVGTVGGTEDGVTGGIKYADLEECKRMVSEGQIDALAAALGSVHGTYAGEPVLGFDEMLAISEATGAPLVLHGGSGIPEFQIKKAIERGHAKINVNTELQQQWTAAVRAKLAADSEVYDPRKVIAPGKEAIVKTTKEIMDMFGSTGKA
- a CDS encoding acyltransferase family protein; translation: MKGQHIRGLNGIKGLAILMVISYHLFPSVTSGGFLWVNSFFVLGGFFLARSMEKIQEGNRPHALRNYVLKTVQRLWWPLLVFILILLAYLLAFDRRELSYDRSDILSSLFFFNNYFQISAGRSYFTQMAGTSPFTHLWYNSLYVQSFLVGVAGIWVTQKAYFSAYYKAAFWLALMSLSHTLTFYLYQPSGDPSLVYYGLVTRFASVAGGIALAYLLPIFLNACYRYQHKQVMLNILALVSVALMLVLSFTASDQAGITYYLWLPAFNILTMLLVLALVGGATLGRLVFDWGFLTHFGRRSYSFYLWYYPLLTGLLKALPHTAWTAVLVLVVILLASEIFYWLVEGRAPQPVWTWGRRFKTAWARLRQGAWRWPDWRKASLGLVGVIVLVVGLLLAADYQRFALFELEYLAFTNKTHVQKAIYPGTEAMDALQTDLKAVDTTFKTDYVTPQSHQTILDKAIKASQVNAEMQAFFEENKEVLEQAAALNPELVAMLSPVEIIYATTQEVSLFGDSVALLNSSTFSDIFWQGNTYGKVSLSVYNGAQEILQDRVWSGLVKPKVVIQLGVNGGLDTDSMDQLMAILQGREVYFVTVHNADGEDTEVNSYIKDTARRYPNAHVIDWQAYQVGHPEWYVSDGVHHNEVGTLHYVAFIARSLYQQR
- a CDS encoding prepilin peptidase — protein: MRFILAFCLGACLGSFVPCLAHQLVFDHFNWRARSSCDYCHHPLSWKELIPLISQALLHSRCPYCHQVISSIYWQSELVGGSLAIGVVLMAAYQAWSPTRICLYSILLALLAVMAACDLWAYWVPDILQLACLPFSFFLAFYQTWDGWKMLVIVLALAFLILLQILHPHWLGGADIKLLGLLWLSLPLMALAWLLGLAAGLGLLMVGSRPRRWHQPIPFVPAIALAYYLVLALLPWLT